A region of the Pseudoprevotella muciniphila genome:
GCCACACAGAAGGAGCAGCGCATACGCCGCCTCCAGCGCGACTATGCCGCATTCTGTGAGTATTACTTTCCGCATTTCCTCACACTCCGCGACAAGGTGACAGGCGAAGCCATACGAACCATACACAACGCGCCGTTCCACAATGCCGCTGCCACGAAGGTTAAGAACACGCCTAACCTGAAAGCGGTCTTCAAGTGGCCGCGTGGTCACGCTAAGTCCACACACTTCGACATCTTCATGCCGCTCTGGTTGATGTTCCAACCGAAGCGGCTCATCAATTTCATGGTGATTGTCGGAAAGTCTGAGGACAGTGCCGACCGACTGCTGGGTGACATCCAGGCGGAGCTCCAGTATAACAAGCGCATCATTGCCGACTTCGGAAAACAGATGTCAATCGGCAACTGGACCGAAGGGGAGTTCACCACAAAGGACGGCGTGTATTTCCTGGCTTGTGGTCGCGGGCAATCACCGCGTGGTCTCCGAAAGCGTGAGTCACGACCGGACTACATCGTCATCGACGACCTCGACGATGACGAACTCTGCCGCAACGAGCGACGTGTCAGGGAACTCACCGACTGGGTGAAAGAAGCACTCTTCGGAGCACTTGACGTGGGACGTGGCCGTTTCCTCATGGTAGGCAACCTTATCTCCAAAACCTCCGTGCTGGCGAACATCTGCGCCACGAAAGGCGTTCATGTCTCAACGGTATATGCCGTTGACAACGACGGCAACCCCGTATGGAAAGAGAAATGGACAAAGGAGGAGGCACGTGAGTACATGGAGTTCGTGGGCTATCGTGCCTGGAACAAGGAGATGATGCACAACCCTATCGTCGAGGGAACAGTATTCCACCAGGAGTGGATACGCTGGGCCAAGCGTCCGGCATGGAAGGACTTCACCGAGTTTGTACTGTACATCGACCCGTCATGGAAAAGCAAGAAGTCAAACGATACGAAAGCCGCCAAACTATGGGCGAAGCACAAGACACACCTGTGGCACCTCCGCGCTTTCGTGCGCAAGGCATCGCTCGCCGAAATGGTACGATGGTGCTACGACCTCTACGAGTGGAGCCTGGACGTGGGTATCTCCATCCGATTCGCAATGGAGGCATCCTTCATGCAGGACATACTCCTCGATGAGTTCACTACAGAGGGAAACCTCCGAGGCTACCAGCTGCCCATCACGGGCGACACACGAAAGAAACCGGACAAGTTCCAGCGAATAGAAGCCATCAGCCCGCTCTGGGAACGCGGATTCGTGTTCTACGACCTTGCACAGAAGGAAGACCCCGACATGCAGGCAGGACTCGAGCAGCTGCTGGCATTCGAAAAAGGTATGTCAGGCAACGACGACGCACCGGACGCCGACGAGGGAGCCATCTATATACTCCAGAAGAGCACAAGACAACAAACCTATAAACCGAGGTTCGGAAAAAGACCAACCTCTAAAAACTTATGGTAGTTCACTATGCTGAGACATCGTCGCAGCACAAATAGAAAAAACATGTTACAACTGATTAAGCAACTCATCTTCAGCATCCGCTTCAGGCAAGCCGTCAAAAAGGCAGACCGCCTGCAACACATCACGCACCGAAAATATATGGTGCTGGTCATTAACCGACGCCTCGAAGTCCTCTCCAAGCAGGAACTCAAAAAGTTCATAGCCGGTGGGGTGTTCCGGAAAGGTACCACCACACGCGACATTGAAGCAAAGGCGCTTTACATAACACTCTAAACTTCTGGCTATGTTTGTAACAGATCAAGACTATAAAATCGTCATCGGCGACCAGGCGCTGAAGGTGGTCTCGCAGGTCAGCCTGGAGAACCGCGCCAATGCCGAGACCGAAGCCGTCGAGGAAATCAGCGGCTACCTCAGACCCAAATACGACACCGAAGCCGTCTTCTCGGCAACGGGAACAGGACGAAACAGACTCGTGGTCATGTACACCTGCGACATCGCCCTCTACCACATGGCAGCCAGCGCACCGCAGAAAATGGGAATGGAGATACGAAAGGAACGCTACGAGCGGGCAGTCAAATGGCTCGAGGGAGTACAGTCCGGAAAAATCGTTCCCGACCTGCCGCTCGCTACAGACGAGGACGGAAACGCAACAGGGCTGCCGTTCACCTATGGATCGCAAAAACCGCTACGGCATAATTGGTGAGCAAATGAGAGCAGAGACAATATTTATTTTGGCTATGCAGAATGCAGCCAACAATCAACAAGGTTAATTGGTAACACAATGGGAAAGAGCAAAAAAAACAACAAGAATAAAACAACCGTGCAGACGCCGTTTGGTACCGTCCGGCTGGCACGAAAGGATGCACCGAAAGTGCGCAAGGTCGTCATGCAGCTCCAGAGAACCACCGACTCGCTCACACGAAAGGACATCGGCGACTGGCGAATGGCATGGCAACTCGCCATAAACATAGACAGCCCAAACCGGCAGCGTCTCTATGACATCTACCGCGACGTCGAGGTGGACCTCCACCTATCGGGCTGCATACAGCAGCGAGAAGGCTTCGTGCTCTCACGTTCGTTCAAGCTGGTCAACGAGAAAGGAGACGAGGACAAGGAGGCAGTCAACTATTTCAACACATCCTGGTTCAAGCTGCTCATGAAGCTCGCACTCGACGCAAACTACTGGGGACACTCGCTCATCGAACTGGGAAACATCACCAACGACATCAACGGAAGGCAGACATACGACGGCGTGAAGCTCATACCCCGTAAGCATGTCATTCCGGAATATCACCGTGTCATCACAGACCTGGGACAGGACTGGCACACGGGCATCGACTACCGTGAGCCGCCCTTCGCCGACTGGCTCATCGAGGTGGGACAGCCGGATAGCCTCGGGCTCTACCTCAAGGCGGCAACACAGACCATACCAAAAAAGAACGCACTGGCGTTCTGGGATACCTTCGCCGAAATCTTCGGTATGCCCATGAGAATCGCCAGGACAACAACACGCGACGAGAAAGAGCGCAAGAAGATAGAAGACATGCTCGAGAAGTCCGGACTCGCAGGATACATGCTCGCCGACCAGGGAACGGAACTGGAGTTCGTAGAGTCATCAAAGGGCGATGCGTTCAACGTCTATGACCGTCGCATCGACCGGGCTAACTCTGAACTCTCAAAACTCATCATAGGGCAGACCATGACCATAGAGGACGGATCAAGCCTCTCACAGTCCGAAACACACCTCGAAGTCTTCCAGAACCTCGTCGAGGCAGACTGCGACAACATACGCGACATGGTCAACAACCAGCTCATACCCCACATGATACGGCACGGCTTCCCGCTCACAGGAATACACTTCGACTGGGACTACAGCGTGGACTACACACCAGAGCAGCAGGCAGCATACGAACAACTCGTACTCAACAACTACGAGGTGGACCCTGCATACTTCTCCGAGAAATACAACATGCCTGTAGGGGAACGTAGGCAGATGCTGCCGCCTGTCGCGCCACCAGAGCCGCCACAGGACGATGAAGACCCCAAAGGCAATAAAACGCCCAAGCCGGACAAAAAGACGCGACAGGAACAAAACAATCGTGCCAGCGAGAGCCATCAAGTTCGCTTGAATGGCCGAGTGCAGCCGATTGAAGGCGAAGCCAATGCGCGCCCTTTTTTCGACTGAGCCCCAGTGATTACCTGGGGCTGCACGAACGCTATGCCCGAATCCTTGCGGACGGCGGTTTCCCCGTCGCCACTTTCGCCCGTGAGGACGAGATACGTCAGGAACTCTCGCGCCTGTTCGAGGGAATGATGAAGACACTCTACAAGGAGCAGGGGTCACAGTTCCGCATAGAGTTGCTCGAGACACCAAAAATGCAGGAGTTCATAGATACTCATGCCTCCGCACTCGATTCCTCTTTCCGGCAGGTGAAGATGTCCGATGCCATGCGACAGCGACTGCAACGTTCAAACTACATCTTCTCCGGCATGAAGACGTTCCACGAACTCAATGAGGCATTCCCTTCACTCATCGACGAGAACGGCAACAGAAAGCCTTTCGAACAGTTTTTGAATGACGTTCAGAAGATAGACCGTACCTACAACCGCAACTATCTCCGCGCAGAATACAACTTCTGTCAGGCTTCGGCTGACATGGCTGCCAAGTGGGAGGAGTTCATGCAGGACGGCGACCGATACAATCTACAATACCGAACAGCACACGACGACCGAGTGCGTCCGGAACACGCAGCGCTCGACCGCGTCACGTTGCCCATCACAGACCCGTTCTGGCAGGAGTATTACCCACCCAACGGTTGGAACTGCCGATGCACAGTCGTACAGGTGCGCAAGTCAAAGTACCCCGTGACACCACACGACGAGGCAATGGCGCTCGGTGAGGAGGCTACAGGGAAAGACACAAAAGGCATCTTCCACTTCAATCCTGGCATAGAGCAGAAGACTTTCCCTGACTATAATCCCTACACCATACGTCGATGCCGGGACTGCGATATTGCTAAAGGGAACGGTGCAGGCAGCCCATTAAGCCTATCACGCCCATTCATTCCAGAAAACGAACTATGTGCTGCGTGTCGGCTATTGCACGGACGTTTTGAGCAAATCGGCGAGAAACGGCAAGAGGGGAATGGAACTGTTACCATCCACACACTGATAAATCGCAATGATAGCGATTTCAACAAGCTAAATGATATTGCAACTTTCTTTGCAAGGGAACATGGGGCTGAGGTGATACTGACACCCAAAATGTCTCGTCCACCAAAGTTCCAGTACGAGTGTGTCTATGGTTCTCTTGTCGGCACTAAGTACGAAGGAAAATGTCCAGACCTCTGCATCAACGGTGTTTGGTATGAGCATGAAGGGTTCGTATCTGACAAACCTAAACGTGCATTTTCCAATATGCTAAATCATGGTCTAAGGCAATCAAGCCGCATCATAATAGACAGACCAAATCTAACTGATGCATATATGAAGCGTAATATAAACCAACGAGTAAAAGAGGGACAGATAATAGATGAGATCTGGATAAATGATGATTCTGGCATTAGATTGTTCTATAAAAAAGTTTGAGGAATGATTGCTCATTCCTCATTCTGCAACGAATCGGTAGTCATTAGCTACGGAATCGTTGATGCAAAAATACAAAAAAAACCGCAGTTTCCAAACAAAATAGCGGATTTTTTCATTGTAAAGCTTTTTTCTTACGTTTTTTTTAGTTAAAGATTTTGGTTACAAAGCAAAAATGTAATGTCCCTTTAACTATGATATTTTTTCTTTGACTATTGCATCCTCTATGTCTGTATGCAAATCATGAATCCTACGGAAATTATATATCTCATACAGCAATGACATAGCATTCACAAATATACAAAAAAATCCGCAACCTACAAACAAGTTTGCGGACTTTTTTCAAATTCCTCACTAACTCTCCTTCTGATGCACCTTTACATGGCAGTCATGGCAAAGAAGAACCAGGTTCTTCGTCTGCAACGCCAGTCCGGGGTTCTGGCTCACCGGCACCAAGTGGTGTATCTCCAATGCCTCCAGGGCAAAGTGCTTGCCGCAAAGCTCACAGCAGCCGCCACGCATCTGGTAGAGAAGCCGTTTCTTCCGGAGAAGAGCATTACGTCGATTGCGCAGCTGCTCGTCTATCGTACGTCTGCGCTTCATCCGAACGTTCGAAATGTAGAAATAAAGACCGAAAAGTCTGAAACTCTTGAATATCTCCATTGTCATTATCGTTTTGTATGTTGCGATTTCATCGCAACGATTTAATTGCCACGCATTGGTAACTCTCAATGTTCTCAATAATATCCTCATGATTGTGGTTCGTGCTGCTTCCCACAAGGTCAAACTCCAGAAACGTCTTGCCTCTCCTGCAAGCCAACTGAAGGTGTATCGCCTCCAGTAAGTCGAACACCTTCAGACCCTGTTCACGGAACTCACTATCTGCAGAACTGCTGCCCTGCCAGTCCGTCACCACATGAAGGTGTACTATCGGCTCTGCACGATATTCCGCTCCAGGCTGTATGGCATTCCACTGGATGG
Encoded here:
- a CDS encoding phage minor head protein — encoded protein: MMKTLYKEQGSQFRIELLETPKMQEFIDTHASALDSSFRQVKMSDAMRQRLQRSNYIFSGMKTFHELNEAFPSLIDENGNRKPFEQFLNDVQKIDRTYNRNYLRAEYNFCQASADMAAKWEEFMQDGDRYNLQYRTAHDDRVRPEHAALDRVTLPITDPFWQEYYPPNGWNCRCTVVQVRKSKYPVTPHDEAMALGEEATGKDTKGIFHFNPGIEQKTFPDYNPYTIRRCRDCDIAKGNGAGSPLSLSRPFIPENELCAACRLLHGRFEQIGEKRQEGNGTVTIHTLINRNDSDFNKLNDIATFFAREHGAEVILTPKMSRPPKFQYECVYGSLVGTKYEGKCPDLCINGVWYEHEGFVSDKPKRAFSNMLNHGLRQSSRIIIDRPNLTDAYMKRNINQRVKEGQIIDEIWINDDSGIRLFYKKV
- a CDS encoding phage protein Gp36 family protein, whose protein sequence is MFVTDQDYKIVIGDQALKVVSQVSLENRANAETEAVEEISGYLRPKYDTEAVFSATGTGRNRLVVMYTCDIALYHMAASAPQKMGMEIRKERYERAVKWLEGVQSGKIVPDLPLATDEDGNATGLPFTYGSQKPLRHNW
- a CDS encoding HNH endonuclease gives rise to the protein MEIFKSFRLFGLYFYISNVRMKRRRTIDEQLRNRRNALLRKKRLLYQMRGGCCELCGKHFALEALEIHHLVPVSQNPGLALQTKNLVLLCHDCHVKVHQKES
- a CDS encoding phage portal protein family protein, producing the protein MGKSKKNNKNKTTVQTPFGTVRLARKDAPKVRKVVMQLQRTTDSLTRKDIGDWRMAWQLAINIDSPNRQRLYDIYRDVEVDLHLSGCIQQREGFVLSRSFKLVNEKGDEDKEAVNYFNTSWFKLLMKLALDANYWGHSLIELGNITNDINGRQTYDGVKLIPRKHVIPEYHRVITDLGQDWHTGIDYREPPFADWLIEVGQPDSLGLYLKAATQTIPKKNALAFWDTFAEIFGMPMRIARTTTRDEKERKKIEDMLEKSGLAGYMLADQGTELEFVESSKGDAFNVYDRRIDRANSELSKLIIGQTMTIEDGSSLSQSETHLEVFQNLVEADCDNIRDMVNNQLIPHMIRHGFPLTGIHFDWDYSVDYTPEQQAAYEQLVLNNYEVDPAYFSEKYNMPVGERRQMLPPVAPPEPPQDDEDPKGNKTPKPDKKTRQEQNNRASESHQVRLNGRVQPIEGEANARPFFD